A single region of the Streptobacillus felis genome encodes:
- a CDS encoding helix-turn-helix transcriptional regulator, producing MKNLKLKAARALKDLSQQQLAELVSVSRQTINAIEKGDYNPTINLCIAICKVLDKSLDELFWEE from the coding sequence ATGAAAAATTTAAAATTAAAAGCAGCGAGGGCACTTAAAGATCTATCACAGCAACAACTTGCAGAACTTGTAAGTGTTTCAAGACAAACAATAAATGCTATAGAAAAGGGAGATTATAATCCAACAATTAATTTATGTATAGCTATATGCAAGGTTTTAGATAAAAGTTTAGATGAACTATTTTGGGAAGAATAA